CCTGGTTTATGAGGCTGTTGAGGGATGATCTTGAACTTGGAGATGGGACAAATTTCACATTTATAACAGACATGTTGAAGGTTAGTATCCTATATTATTTATCTTCTTTATAGTTCTATCTTTGTGTATATTATACTTCTGTTTTTTCATAAATCTTACTGATATTTACTTAATGTGCAGGGACTGACTCAAGCAATGAATAATGTGCTGCCAAACTATGAACATAAGATGTGTGCCAGACACATCCTAGTCAATTGATCCAAGAATTTGAGAGGCATTAAAAGAATAAATTGTTTCTGGAGATGTGCCAGAAGTACTTATTAGGCAGAGTTGAAAAAGAATCTTGACTTCATGAAAAGATTAGGTGGTAAAAGAATTATTGATGACTTGTTATAGTATAACAAAGAAAAGTGGTCTAAGGTATACTTCCAGTTCTTTAGCAATTGTGACAGTGCGAATAACAATATGGCAGAAAGTTTCAACTCATGGATATTAAAGCCAAGGTACAAGACAATTAAACAATGCTTGATGAAACACAAgtgaaaatgatgaaaagaatTGGGAAATTGAGGGAATTTGCCAATAGCTGGATCTGCAATATCTCACCCATGGCATTGAAGGTTTTACAAGAAAATATTGCCAAGTCAATGAAGTATAATATTATATGGAATGGAGACACATAATATGAAGCGAAGGAAACTGAGTATTTGAAACACTTggttttttttagaaatcatgaCATACAGCTGCAGAACTTGGATGCTAAAAGGCATACACAAGTGCTCATGTTATGGTTGCCCTTCATATCAATAAGCTGGAGCTAATTAATTATGTTGCTCACTGGTATACCAAAGAGACTTACATGAAAGTCTACAGTCATTTCATTTAGTCTGCCTTTGATATGTCAATGTGGCCAGACTCCCAAAATATGTCTATTATTCCACCACAAGACAGAAAGATGCCAGGGAGGTCCAACAAAGTTCGAAAAAAGGAgcaaactgaaaaaaaaaaataggtaaACTGACTAGGAGAGGACTGGAGATGATATGTAGAACATATAACGAAAGGGAACATAACAAAAGGGGGTGTCATAAGACCAAGAGTGCAACTTCCAATGCAGCATCAATTGGAGCACCAAGTGGCAGTTTTGTACCAAGTGCAACACCAAAAACTAGAAGAGAAAGGGATAAACCAAAAAGTTCCACTAATGTGGCAAGACCCTACAAAAGACCCAAAATAATTTTGAAATAGGGTGCTGCAAACAGAAAGTGGCTTCACTAGCCATAATGTAAGTTTTACCATATTTTATATAACGGCTAAGCTAAGTGGTACATTCTATTAACACTAACCAATTtttatctttctttaacagcCTGAAATGTTATATCTTTAGAAGAGGTCACTGGAGATATTGCACACACATCATCAACTGGAGTGAAGCAGAAAGGAAAAGCATCTATGACACAGAGACAACTCCAGCAGATGAGAGGAAAGAAGGTCATCCAGACAAGATCCAAGGCTGCACAGTTGAGTCAAGGAAGCTCCACAACGCATACCTGAATACTTTAGAAATGTCATGTGTACTTAGCAGATTGGTCTGAAACTTTTATATTGTATGGTTATGTAGCTTAGACTATATTTAAGTACTCTTTTTGTGTTGGCAGTCGTGACTGctatgtttgaaaacaattacTACTGTTATCATGGTAACTAATGAATGAGCAGCAATGACTGCAATTGGGACAGATTTGTGTTTACTATGTTCTTTCAATATATAATTCTAGACTGCTTGTTGCCTGCAATTCTATTGATTCAAGATGCATaaacagaaaaaaaaatgagaatcaaACAAGCACCAACTTCATTCCATAAAGCAAAATTGTTTACAAAAGGTATTCACCAACATTAAATACAACTAATCCTACACTAACCATGTTCAACAATTACACCAAATGTATAAAACAAAGAGCCTATGGCAACTACATTCCATCATCCCTCAAATACAACACTTGAAACCTAGTACTAATGTCGATAATAACACAACATACATGATAAACCAAAGAACATTGATCGAGCAGTTTTGCTCCTCCATTTCTTCTCCCTTTCTTTCATCTTCTCACTCTATTTTTCAATTAATCTAGTTGAATGCTAATCTTATCAATCTCATGTCATCCTTCTTTGTTTCCATCAGATTGTCAAGTTTTCCAAAAGCTTCAACTTGGATCTCTCAAGTTTTCTGATCTCTTTCTTCAATGTAGGAATAACAAACTTTGATCTAGGGTCAATTTCATCATCCCTCCAACACCAAAAATCACATGCTTGAGCACCCTATCATAAACAAgcataaaaattatatttcaGTGTTCAGTTGTTCAATTATTAACTTAGTAATCTTACTCAGTTCAACTTCCCCGTATTATGGACAAGCCTAATACCTTCTACTAGGATTCCTAGGGGTTCAAGAGGTTAATAGTGGCAGCAAATATCCATGATTACATTGCACCTCTTCAGTAGATACACGATTACAAAGCCTAGTCAATCTTTTCGAAGGTATTTGAAGGTTGTCCTTGTAGGTttcaaacaaaagaaacaaaaaattgggggccggggggggggggggggaggaagaGAGTTTGAGTAGAAACAGACTGAAAAATTAcctaaatcaaaataaattacttaccttcaaaaattcaattttgaACAACAGTTAAAGCTAATTTGGTAGAAaagaaaattagggtttttgaggTAGATATGATAAAAGAAGAAATATGATGTGGGTGGGGTATTTAATTGGATGCAAAGGGAAATATTATagttgtggggggggggggggtaattaaagcggataattaatttttttcttttttaaaaattttatgatTACATAAAAACATTTAACGCGCCTGGGTGAGGGActaaaaaagttttaaaaaaatcagTTTAATCAAGTATAGGGTGGTACTGGAACATCCGTAGAGATTAAGTAGGAAACTAATTTATCGAGACAAGTACGGGACGTATCTTGTGTATTTTCTCTTAAATTAATGTGGTAGAATACTTTTTCTTATGTTGGAAAGTGGGACTGTTAGGAGTAGATTTAGCTTACGTAAGCATTTACAAGAGTCACTGATTATGAGTAATACATGGCCACCACCTTTTTTGGCTTCTATAAAGGTAGTGTCCATGCCAACTGTTGCGCAACTGCACTATTCCATCGAGTAATTACTATCTTCGATTAGCAAATGTGCACTtgatttttatcacttttgcGAATTTAAACTTTAATCTTTCATGATTATCACACTTTATTGAATGTTAAATCACACATTTGAATGCATATAATCATTTAGAAGTGATTGATACGAGTTATAGGACTTTACACGCCAAATGAATAGATATATAATTCTTGAAACCTCATAAAAAAATGCATGGATAAGCAACGACATGTCACTATCTTCTGCCCGTCAAAGAAAACACCAACATCCCTAAAGGAAGTCATATTTGTATAGGCAGTTGTGATCTCCCAAGAGCCGGCTCAAAATTTTGTTTAAGATGTCTTGCGTCACAGATAAGATGCTCAAATTCTCCTACAGAAAAGGGTGAAGTTTCATTCACCTCAATTTTAGCACATATGGGAAAGATAACCCCCTCTTACTTCCCATACCCTGAGAAACTTTAATAACCATAGCAATGGCCTATGCATGAAAAGAACAAACTTCACAACTACAACAGCATTAAGTGCCAAACACAGAATTTAACTAGGAGAAACCACACAATTGCCTGCAAAAATCTCCTCTACACATGAATGCACGATAAGAATTATAAACCAACATTAACACTGTTTACGTTTACATACATTGAAACTTTTCCACTGTTGTGTGCGCTCATGTAACATTTTCATTTTTCTACACTTGAGGTACCATGATTCTTTCAAGAACACAGTCTAACAAGCTCAGAAAAAATTGCCAGAATGAAGTACTACTATTGATGGTTTAACCAGAAGACAGGGTCCTCTTTCTTTCAGTTAATCCCGAAAAGCAAATGAGGCGGCCAGCAGGCACTAGAGCCAACTGGACAAATATCATGGATATAATAAAAAACAATACACCTACAGTTCACTCTGAAGCCCAGTATACTTACTAACGGATCATGCCTTGTTACTCTTCTAACCAAATGAGATCCATTAGCAAATGGCTCACTATTACACAGAAGAACCTGATCAAATCAATCAGTAAATCGGCTCTTTTTACCACTCCATCCTGAACCTATATTGGGGCTTCTGCTACGACTGCGCTTCCGTGGAGCATCCGCATTGTAGGTACCATGACCATATCTGTCACTACATGATTAGAAACTAGTCAAAACCAagtaaaaaagggaaaaagaaaatccagagGAACTTATGAATGGCTGAATACCTGTCACGTGATCCCCGGTCATAACCATGTCCTCCATTCCGTCCAACATAGCTGGAATTATAGGGTCCACCACGTCCTCCACGTCCACCTGGGCCAGAACCCCAGTGATTCCTAGCCCTTCCCATACCACCACCGCGAGAAGCCATATCACGTAGCTCAGTTGGCACACATTGATTTGCACCTTCTAAAACTTTAACAAGATCTAAAGCATGCTTAGAATCCTGGTCGGAGAAAAATGTGTAGGCCAGACCAGATGCTCCTGCCCGGCCTGTTCTACCAATTCTGTGAACATAATCTTCTATTCCAGTTGGGAAGTCATAGTTTATCACCACCCTGTGACAATATGATCTCATTAACTGCCATTACTCCAAAACCCTCATTTGTTCTTTTCAAAAAACGAATATGCATATGGATGCATAAACATATTATGCTTATTGCGCATCAAATGAGTAGGTTACATCACAATATACTATTAGGTCTTGGTCCAAGACCATGGTCCAAGTTGGAGCTGTATGTACTTATGGAAGGCCAAAGTAGTTATTGATTATTCACATCCCACACTAAGAGGCAGAACTGTAGAGAGAAACTTGACTACTTGGCTCAAGTTCAATTTCTAGGACAGAATGTAAATGCCAACTTCTAATCTGTCTACTTAATCATCCAAATCATGGCAATGCATTCACCACCAACTTCGTTATCAAGCACATCCATCTTGGGAAAAAAAAAACCACCAAGACACACCAAAGGGACCTATTACTGTTTTTGTCGATCCCTAAAAGACAGCCACCTTTCTATAAGGAAAGTCATTTTAACATTTGTAATTTTTCCTTAACATACTCTTATAGAAATTAACATGGCACATTGAATACTACTAGATATTAAGGGTACTTTGGTATGTTATACAAATTTAGCTTATGCATGAAAAAGTACTTGTTTTCCTCTGAACAACGCAGCCAGTCAAAACACCACTACATAAAGAAATGGACAGCATATGTCAATCCAACGTCTAATACCGTAACCAACACTTTCTTATCCAATTAGACATCAGAATTGAGGAGCACGTGAGCAATGCATAATCAAACATTATGTTTAATGGCACCAACCTGATATCTTTGATGTCCAAACCCCGGGCAGCAACATCAGTAGCCACAAGCACAGGAGACCTGCCTGCACGAAACTGGCTTAATACATAATCCCTCTCACCCTGAGATTTATCCCCATGAATTGCAGCTGCTCCAAAATTGCGAGTAAGATTGCGAGATAGTTGGTCGCACATTTTCTTTGTTGAACagaaaataatgatttttgaccCTGGTTCTTTGGATCTCAAGATTTGTTCTACTCGCCGTTGTTTCTCCATCGGCAGCACGACTTCAATGTGCTGCAAGCGACAACTACTTGAATTAATTGTAACCACACCAGGTTTAGCTTTTATGCTTAGGCATATATAATACAGATTCTACTACAATACCTTTTTTTTGATCAGTTAGATTCTACTATCATACCTCCCAGCCATCTTCCCCAATAAGGAGAAGCCAAGTACTTAAAGATCTTAAATAATGAAAACTGTCCAGGAAAATAATAAAGAAACACACCTGCGTGATAGACTTGTTTGCAACAAGCTCGTCAACATTTCCAATATTAACTTGAACTGAATTAACCAATAGATCAGCAGCAATCTTACGAACCCCCTTCGGCCATGTAGCTGTATACATCAATGTTTGCCTCTGCACAGGCACCTCCTTCACAATCTTCCTTATCTGAGGTTCAAATCCCATGTCCAACATACGATCCGCTTCATCTAACACCAAGTAAGAAACTTGACCAAGGCTAACTCTTCTCATCTCCAAGATGTCGTTCAAACGACCAGGAGTGGCGACAACAATATCTACACCCCTACTAAGCTCCCGTAGTTGAGGACCTTTTGGTGCACCTCCATACAGACACTAACCATCAGAACATAAATCATAGTTAGTTTTCAAACAAAATTAAGATCATAATTTTTCAAGCTCATCAACAAACGTACGTAATTGACATTGACATCTCTGCATTCGTTGAATAGCAACTATTCAACTATTCTATATGCAGGTGAGTATGCAGCTGGAATAAGCTGcaaaaaaatttagaaaatgCATGATTCACAGCTCAATACGGAGAATGCAATATTTAACCTGTGAGTTTTAGATTTCTAGCCAGACGTAGCATTCTATAGGGTGGGGATATTCCAGAACCAAAGCCTTCTGAAAAGCATTGTTGCTTTTGAGTGTTGCAAGAACGAAAGTCATATAGCAAATGTTCTAATTATAAAATAGATGCCAGACTAAGCACTACTACTTCAAAATGATAATTAAGTTCTAGTACTCCCTTCACTCCACCTTATGTGACATGATTCGGAAGACAAGGGTCAGACTGCCTAACTTTTTGTGAGACTTCAGAAAACTATGAGGGAGTAATAGAACTAAAACTATGACAGTCACAAGTCATAAACATCATACCGTGCAAGATATCCTTGACGATTTCCCAAACTTCACTGCTTCAGCTTGTATCTGTGTGGCTAATTCTCTTGTTGGTGATAGTACCAAAATAGTTGGGCCTAATTGAGGATTCTTGCGACGCTGTTGTAGATGAATAAAGGCAGGCATCAAGTAACCCAGAGTTTTGCCAGACCCAGTCTTCGCAATAGCCACTATATCACGGCCCTGAAGGGCAATGGGCCAGGATTGTGCCTGTATTGGAGTAGGAGCCGAAAACCCAGCTTGATGCATCTGTAAATGTTGGCAACATCATTCAGCATATATACGAACTCAGAATTGTTTTTCATAGATCACTTATTTGACTAATCTGAATGGCCAACACAAGAAGAAGCATCATCCCCCTTAAGTAGGCAGCCAACACTTGCTAATACAAACAAGAGCAGGAGGACGCCTCTTCTTCAGTTTGGACCATGTGGCAGACTGAATCATCACCGACAGCAGCCCCAGCCACGAACATGGATGATTCGGAAAGCCTTCAGACGATTTGGTCCACCAAAAAAGGGTGCTCCACATACATGGAAGCCCCCAAAGGATGGTTGAACAGCGTACGACATTTAGCTCCTCCTTGGAGCAAATATCGCACCTGCGTGAAAGTACAGACGGGAAAATGGATGAGTACTGAAGCTCAAAGATGGACCTCCAGCAACCATTGAAATTTAGAAAGAACACGCTTGATTATACTGTAAATTCTTTGATAAGAGGTTCTCCTGAAGGAGCGTTTAAAACACAAATTGAAATGGGTTTATTCATACCTCCCTCACAATCTCTGAAGGAAACCCAGTCGCTTCAAATGATGTCAAAGGTGCAGGAACATCACCTCCCTGTCAAATGGAACAGAAAGTATGACGCAAACATGAGTATGACTGACAATTTTTTATACAAGGTTGGGGGTGGGGAGGGAAGAACAATTAACATGAAAGATGAAGATGAAGCTCTTTTGAAAAGCTAGACTAATACAACTTTCAACTGAACATAGAGAACACAGTCACTTAGAGTTCTGATTTATGCTACAGCAGGTAGAAGACAAATAAACAACTGGAAAATCACAAGACATAGTACCAGACAGAAGAGACTAAACAATTTCATCTTCAAGATGATGGCCCTAAAATAAAAGGTAGTCGAAGTTGCATTTCTTGTGCTTTACTTGTGTTCTGAGTTAATGaaaccaaatcaagaaactatagaCCTTCAATCATCCAAGCTGTAgtagtaaaaagatgaaataattCAGACTTGGTGCAACTGTAGCCAAGTGAAGATAGCTCAATATACAGAAACATGTCATACAAACCCTGCAACATCCTAATGATAATGGAGGAGAATTGCCCTCTAGAATGCGATAAGACAACCTTTTACTTTGTCCAAACCCATACAACTCTCACCAAAAGATAGTGGCAGCTCACAGATGCAATAGGATAAGAAAACCTTTTGAAACAAAAAGATTTTATAGTGTTGGATGTGGAGCAGAGCATAGTATGGGAAAGGGCGCGCACTTATAGGCAGGGCATCTGTTTTACCAAAGTTTCTGGTTGATCGAGCGAAATTGTCAAGTTTTTCTTTCATATTGCAATATGGACGACACTGCTATTCTCAATTAGAAATCTGGATGCTATTCTCTACAACGATACTGCTAGCTCCCTTATTTGCTTTCACATTACTAATCTTTCTCCAGTTCATTCACCtgctttttttttgaaaatgtaATGAAAAGAACAATAATTTGAAACAATTCATTCACCTGTTTTCATTATGAGCCTTTTGCTATTCATATTCTATGAATTGTCAGCTATCTACCAAAAAGTAGTTGAGCTAGATACTAATGATGATGATAATGAAGTTCAACAAGTGGAAAATAAACTCTAATCTATGATCCTTTCCTATGATGTAATGTTCACTGAAATCTTCACATTCAATCTTGTGTTTTTTTTTGTGCTTTATGATTTAGTGTTGACTTAGCTAGGGTATAAAATTCTTAAAAATCTTTACATGATGTCGAAGACTTGCATCTGATGTTTATAATGGAGGGGTATTCCTATGCCTTTCGTAAAC
This genomic stretch from Nicotiana sylvestris chromosome 9, ASM39365v2, whole genome shotgun sequence harbors:
- the LOC104219642 gene encoding ATP-dependent RNA helicase-like protein DB10 isoform X1, yielding MAVVTASSAGPSYAPEDPTLPKPWKGLVDGTTGFIYFWNPETNDTQYERPVPSSHAVSAPAHKSSVFVSSSVEKPSQGQRYDADGGHNRGSNNKIARSSSDRFHDGTSVHEGYGSLGVGSDISQESYCRRNEISVTGGDVPAPLTSFEATGFPSEIVREMHQAGFSAPTPIQAQSWPIALQGRDIVAIAKTGSGKTLGYLMPAFIHLQQRRKNPQLGPTILVLSPTRELATQIQAEAVKFGKSSRISCTCLYGGAPKGPQLRELSRGVDIVVATPGRLNDILEMRRVSLGQVSYLVLDEADRMLDMGFEPQIRKIVKEVPVQRQTLMYTATWPKGVRKIAADLLVNSVQVNIGNVDELVANKSITQHIEVVLPMEKQRRVEQILRSKEPGSKIIIFCSTKKMCDQLSRNLTRNFGAAAIHGDKSQGERDYVLSQFRAGRSPVLVATDVAARGLDIKDIRVVINYDFPTGIEDYVHRIGRTGRAGASGLAYTFFSDQDSKHALDLVKVLEGANQCVPTELRDMASRGGGMGRARNHWGSGPGGRGGRGGPYNSSYVGRNGGHGYDRGSRDRYGHGTYNADAPRKRSRSRSPNIGSGWSGKKSRFTD
- the LOC104219642 gene encoding ATP-dependent RNA helicase-like protein DB10, whose translation is MAVVTASSAGPSYAPEDPTLPKPWKGLVDGTTGFIYFWNPETNDTQYERPVPSSHAVSAPAHKSSVFVSSSVEKPSQGQRYDADGGHNRGSNNKIARSSSDRFHDGTSVHEGYGSLGVGSDISQESYCRRNEISVTGGDVPAPLTSFEATGFPSEIVREMHQAGFSAPTPIQAQSWPIALQGRDIVAIAKTGSGKTLGYLMPAFIHLQQRRKNPQLGPTILVLSPTRELATQIQAEAVKFGKSSRISCTCLYGGAPKGPQLRELSRGVDIVVATPGRLNDILEMRRVSLGQVSYLVLDEADRMLDMGFEPQIRKIVKEVPVQRQTLMYTATWPKGVRKIAADLLVNSVQVNIGNVDELVANKSITQHIEVVLPMEKQRRVEQILRSKEPGSKIIIFCSTKKMCDQLSRNLTRNFGAAAIHGDKSQGERDYVLSQFRAGRSPVLVATDVAARGLDIKDIRVVINYDFPTGIEDYVHRIGRTGRAGASGLAYTFFSDQDSKHALDLVKVLEGANQCVPTELRDMASRGGGMGRARNHWGSGPGGRGGRGGPYNSSYVGRNGGHGYDRGSRDSDRYGHGTYNADAPRKRSRSRSPNIGSGWSGKKSRFTD